A region of Granulicella sibirica DNA encodes the following proteins:
- a CDS encoding YecA family protein, translating into MMSEANDGSAPCSCGSGVEYRRCHGTIVDPVRSPGNLPLNATEFKAGLAGFPGQLQQLHVVNQFPNDDPRSSVPSGGAPGMYEVVFVLKRPGFPLVGERQVSFSSGLSGDSHLAICPPAYTPPGSEDVDRIVLQSIGDDGPFEFIGTANESGFLGKLTSRPIRARDRFHAEEIAFRALAPSLSEFSLQLDIPLEIAQIETKDLSTESCHVTITVPFFDVPMIVAPLSRTEPDFRGIASLYREALNSNSPVYQFLCLFKIIEALRARRKKLQRAAKAANLNHSASLSEVFPTAYHDIRTWLDKLFYVRPEWSLPALDSAVPLEVRGRLFDEVIGELLNPIRVNIAHALFEDTGRELAISYDELPDTRKIARLVPMIKCIARRMMKTDFGDAFLAHIPD; encoded by the coding sequence ATGATGAGCGAAGCAAACGACGGTAGCGCTCCTTGTTCTTGCGGGAGTGGTGTCGAATATAGGCGATGTCACGGAACAATCGTCGATCCGGTTCGGTCGCCCGGCAATCTTCCGTTGAATGCCACTGAGTTCAAAGCTGGTCTCGCAGGGTTTCCGGGTCAACTTCAACAGCTTCACGTGGTGAATCAGTTTCCCAACGACGATCCGCGCAGTTCCGTTCCTTCCGGTGGGGCGCCTGGAATGTACGAAGTCGTTTTCGTTTTGAAGAGACCTGGCTTTCCGCTCGTCGGAGAACGCCAAGTGTCATTTTCGAGCGGCTTGTCAGGAGATTCCCACCTCGCTATCTGCCCACCGGCCTACACACCGCCGGGAAGTGAGGACGTCGATCGGATCGTCCTACAGTCGATTGGCGATGATGGACCTTTTGAATTCATCGGTACTGCTAATGAAAGCGGCTTTCTGGGAAAGCTCACATCGCGACCGATCCGGGCTCGCGACCGGTTTCACGCCGAAGAGATCGCATTTCGAGCTTTGGCTCCCTCGCTTAGCGAGTTCAGTCTGCAGTTAGACATCCCGTTAGAGATCGCACAAATTGAAACGAAAGATCTCTCCACCGAAAGCTGCCATGTGACGATTACGGTTCCGTTCTTCGATGTGCCGATGATTGTCGCGCCGCTCTCACGTACCGAACCAGATTTTCGCGGAATCGCATCGTTGTACCGTGAGGCCCTGAACTCCAATAGCCCGGTCTATCAGTTTCTCTGCCTCTTCAAGATTATCGAGGCGTTGAGAGCAAGACGGAAAAAGCTTCAACGAGCTGCAAAGGCTGCAAATCTCAATCACTCTGCTTCTCTGTCAGAGGTTTTTCCGACGGCATATCACGACATTCGGACTTGGCTGGACAAACTATTCTACGTGCGACCGGAATGGAGCCTCCCAGCACTCGATAGTGCTGTTCCGCTGGAGGTTCGTGGCAGATTGTTCGATGAAGTGATTGGAGAACTGTTGAATCCGATTAGGGTGAACATTGCTCACGCGCTGTTCGAGGACACCGGACGGGAGCTCGCGATTTCGTATGATGAGCTACCGGATACGCGGAAGATTGCAAGGCTTGTGCCGATGATTAAATGCATCGCGCGCCGAATGATGAAGACTGATTTTGGTGACGCGTTCCTTGCTCACATTCCCGATTGA
- a CDS encoding helix-turn-helix domain-containing protein gives MKQRAEAETRKSRKARTAPYQGMYDDVLRRLINAREEIGLGQREVSEHLGMSHSFLSKCETGDRRVDLMELIQLAKLYKKPIQFFFGS, from the coding sequence GTGAAGCAGCGTGCCGAAGCCGAAACCCGAAAGTCGCGAAAGGCCCGGACCGCTCCGTACCAAGGAATGTACGATGATGTGCTTCGCCGCTTGATAAACGCAAGAGAAGAAATCGGTCTCGGCCAGCGCGAAGTTTCCGAGCACCTCGGCATGTCGCACTCGTTCTTATCGAAGTGTGAAACCGGCGACCGGCGAGTGGACCTTATGGAGCTTATCCAACTGGCAAAGCTGTACAAAAAGCCGATACAGTTCTTCTTTGGAAGCTAG